One Streptomyces sp. SAI-135 DNA segment encodes these proteins:
- a CDS encoding DUF6299 family protein, protein MPVRPALAAAAGAALFLLAAPALPANADPYETVTVDPLGRIAADGTVTLSGTYRCTGGTGPVFVSSSVSVSSSTVRYGIGGTRAVCDGVEHSWQNTGKPSDQTLEPGAAHVEATLMELSIQGGLPLPRFHAVGQRDITLTQG, encoded by the coding sequence ATGCCTGTTCGCCCCGCTCTCGCCGCCGCTGCCGGTGCCGCGCTGTTCCTGCTGGCCGCCCCGGCACTGCCCGCGAACGCCGACCCGTACGAGACCGTCACCGTCGACCCCCTCGGCCGTATCGCCGCCGACGGCACCGTGACCCTGTCCGGCACCTACCGCTGCACCGGCGGCACCGGCCCGGTGTTCGTGAGCTCCTCCGTCAGCGTCAGCTCCTCGACGGTCCGGTACGGCATCGGCGGGACCCGCGCGGTGTGCGACGGCGTGGAGCACAGCTGGCAGAACACGGGCAAGCCCAGCGACCAGACTCTGGAACCGGGCGCGGCCCACGTCGAGGCCACCCTCATGGAACTCAGCATCCAGGGCGGCCTGCCGCTGCCGCGCTTCCACGCGGTCGGGCAGCGGGACATCACGCTGACGCAGGGCTGA
- a CDS encoding ABC transporter ATP-binding protein: protein MTREPRAAADGLDARLVVDRGAFRLDVSLVVAPGEVVALLGPNGAGKTTALRALAGLTPLTDGHLRLDGAALEHTPPEHRPVGVVFQDYLLFPHLSALDNVAFGPRCQGATRAQARAQAAEWLDRMGLAAHAGARPRKLSGGQAQRVALARALATRPRLLLLDEPLAALDARTRLEVRARLRRHLAEFEAVAVLVTHDPLDAMVLADRLVVVEHGEVVQEGVPSHIARHPRTDYIAQLVGLNLYRGEADGHTVRLEAGPALTTTEDLTGPVFVAFPPSAVTLYREPPAGTSARNHWRCEVAGLETHGDQIRADLTGELPLAADLTTVAAAELDLHPGAEVWAAVKAAQTHAYPV from the coding sequence ATGACCCGTGAGCCGCGAGCAGCCGCGGACGGTCTCGACGCCCGCCTGGTAGTCGACCGCGGTGCCTTCCGCCTCGACGTGTCCCTGGTCGTCGCCCCCGGCGAGGTCGTCGCCCTGCTGGGCCCGAACGGTGCCGGCAAGACGACCGCCCTGCGCGCCCTCGCCGGTCTCACCCCGCTCACCGACGGCCATCTACGGCTCGACGGTGCCGCGTTGGAGCACACGCCTCCGGAGCACCGCCCGGTCGGCGTCGTCTTCCAGGACTACCTGCTCTTCCCGCACCTCTCCGCGCTCGACAACGTCGCCTTCGGCCCGCGCTGCCAGGGCGCGACCAGGGCCCAGGCGCGGGCACAGGCCGCCGAGTGGCTCGACCGGATGGGTCTCGCGGCCCACGCGGGCGCCAGGCCCCGGAAGTTGTCCGGCGGCCAGGCCCAGCGCGTCGCCCTCGCCCGCGCGTTGGCCACCCGCCCCCGGCTGCTCCTCCTCGACGAGCCGCTCGCCGCACTGGACGCCCGTACCCGTCTGGAGGTACGGGCCCGACTCCGGCGTCACCTGGCCGAGTTCGAGGCCGTCGCCGTACTCGTCACGCACGACCCGCTGGACGCGATGGTCCTCGCGGACCGCCTGGTGGTCGTGGAACACGGCGAGGTCGTCCAGGAGGGCGTCCCGTCCCACATCGCCCGCCATCCGCGCACCGACTACATCGCCCAGTTGGTCGGTCTGAACCTCTACCGCGGCGAGGCCGACGGCCATACGGTCCGGCTGGAGGCCGGGCCCGCGCTCACGACCACGGAGGACCTCACGGGTCCCGTGTTCGTCGCGTTCCCGCCGAGCGCCGTGACCCTCTACCGCGAGCCCCCCGCCGGCACGAGCGCCCGCAACCACTGGCGCTGCGAGGTGGCCGGTCTGGAGACCCACGGCGACCAGATCCGCGCCGACCTCACGGGCGAGCTCCCCCTCGCGGCGGACCTCACGACGGTGGCCGCGGCCGAACTGGACCTGCATCCGGGCGCGGAGGTCTGGGCGGCGGTCAAGGCGGCGCAGACGCACGCGTATCCCGTCTGA
- the modB gene encoding molybdate ABC transporter permease subunit, whose product MTRPAPSDAATETLRSGPRRLRAGRAGRGAPLPLLVPALLGLAFLIVPLIALVVRAPWRSLPEQLTSADVWQALQLSLVCATAATAVSLVIGVPLAWLLARVEFPGRGLVRALVTLPLVLPPVVGGVALLMALGRNGVVGKWLDTWFGITLPFTTAGVVVAEAFVAMPFLVISVEGTLRAADPRYEEAAATLGASRFTAFRRVTLPLIAPGVAAGAVLAWARALGEFGATITFAGNFPGRTQTMPLAVYLALQSDPEAAIALSLVLLAVSVAVLAGLRDRWMAPG is encoded by the coding sequence ATGACCCGGCCGGCCCCGTCCGACGCCGCGACCGAGACCCTCCGGAGCGGGCCGCGGCGCCTGCGTGCGGGGAGGGCGGGCCGAGGTGCGCCGCTTCCCCTGCTCGTGCCGGCGCTGCTCGGGCTGGCGTTTCTGATCGTGCCCCTGATCGCGCTTGTCGTACGAGCCCCCTGGCGCTCCCTGCCCGAGCAGCTGACCAGCGCCGATGTCTGGCAGGCGCTCCAACTGTCCCTGGTCTGCGCCACGGCCGCGACCGCGGTGAGCCTGGTGATCGGGGTGCCGCTGGCCTGGCTGCTGGCCCGGGTCGAGTTCCCCGGCCGCGGTCTGGTCCGTGCCCTGGTCACCCTGCCGCTGGTCCTCCCCCCGGTCGTCGGCGGTGTCGCCCTGCTCATGGCACTGGGCCGCAACGGCGTCGTCGGGAAGTGGCTCGACACCTGGTTCGGGATCACGCTGCCCTTCACCACGGCCGGGGTGGTGGTCGCCGAGGCGTTCGTCGCGATGCCGTTCCTCGTGATCAGCGTGGAGGGCACGCTGCGGGCCGCCGACCCGCGCTACGAGGAGGCGGCGGCGACGCTGGGCGCCTCACGCTTCACCGCGTTCCGCCGGGTCACCCTGCCGCTGATCGCGCCCGGGGTCGCGGCGGGCGCCGTGCTGGCCTGGGCGCGGGCGCTGGGCGAGTTCGGCGCGACGATCACTTTCGCCGGCAACTTTCCCGGCCGCACCCAGACCATGCCGCTGGCCGTGTACCTCGCCCTCCAGAGCGACCCGGAGGCCGCCATCGCCCTCAGCCTGGTGCTGCTGGCGGTCTCCGTGGCGGTACTGGCCGGCCTGCGCGACCGCTGGATGGCACCGGGATGA
- the modA gene encoding molybdate ABC transporter substrate-binding protein, with the protein MTPTAHRNRRALRTAGAGAAALLALSACSSSASDSSSSKPSSSTSASDQLSGTVTVFAAASLKESFTTLGRQFERAHPGTKVTFSFGGSDSLAASITGGAPADVFASASPKTMRIVTDAGDASGTPATFVRNQLEIATLPGNPDQVGSLKDLTDKDLKVVLCDKEVPCGAAAQKALDASRLKLTPVSYEQDVKAALTKVELKEADAAVVYKTDVHAAGDRVEGVEFPESADAINDYPITLLKGARNEDTAKAFIALVRSAEGQKVLTGAGFLKP; encoded by the coding sequence ATGACCCCTACCGCGCACCGGAACCGCCGGGCCCTGCGGACGGCCGGCGCGGGGGCCGCGGCGCTGCTCGCCCTGAGCGCCTGCTCCTCCTCCGCCTCGGACTCCTCGTCCTCGAAGCCGTCCTCGTCCACCTCCGCGTCGGACCAGCTCTCCGGCACGGTGACCGTCTTCGCCGCCGCCTCCCTCAAGGAGAGCTTCACGACGCTGGGCCGGCAGTTCGAGCGGGCCCACCCCGGCACGAAGGTCACCTTCAGCTTCGGCGGCAGCGACTCGCTAGCCGCGAGCATCACCGGCGGCGCCCCCGCGGACGTGTTCGCCTCGGCCAGCCCCAAGACGATGAGGATCGTCACGGACGCGGGGGACGCCTCCGGCACGCCCGCCACCTTCGTGCGCAACCAGTTGGAGATCGCCACCCTGCCCGGCAACCCGGACCAGGTCGGCTCGCTGAAGGACCTCACGGACAAGGACCTGAAGGTCGTGCTGTGCGACAAGGAGGTGCCCTGCGGTGCCGCCGCGCAGAAGGCCCTCGACGCGAGCAGGCTGAAGCTCACGCCGGTCTCCTACGAGCAGGACGTCAAGGCCGCGCTGACGAAGGTCGAACTGAAGGAGGCCGACGCGGCCGTCGTCTACAAGACCGATGTGCACGCCGCCGGTGACAGGGTGGAAGGTGTGGAGTTCCCCGAGTCCGCCGACGCGATCAACGACTATCCGATCACCCTGCTCAAGGGCGCACGCAACGAGGACACCGCGAAGGCGTTCATCGCTCTCGTGCGGTCCGCCGAGGGCCAGAAGGTCCTGACCGGAGCGGGGTTCCTGAAGCCATGA
- a CDS encoding helix-turn-helix transcriptional regulator, with translation MQSYTIGQAARLLGVSPDTARRWADAGRVPTHRDEGGRRLIDGRDLAAFSVELARGEGEEEVPSHTSARNAFPGIVTAVKLGDVAAQVEIQAGPHRLVSLLTREAVEELGLEVGVEATARVKSTNVHIDRA, from the coding sequence ATGCAGTCCTACACGATCGGTCAGGCCGCGCGGTTGCTCGGCGTCAGTCCTGACACCGCGCGGCGGTGGGCGGACGCCGGGCGGGTGCCCACGCACCGGGACGAAGGGGGCCGACGCCTCATCGACGGCAGGGACCTGGCTGCCTTCTCCGTGGAACTGGCCAGGGGCGAGGGCGAGGAGGAGGTGCCCTCCCACACCTCCGCCCGCAACGCCTTCCCCGGCATCGTCACCGCCGTCAAGCTCGGCGATGTCGCGGCCCAGGTGGAGATCCAGGCGGGCCCGCACCGGCTGGTGTCGCTGCTGACCCGGGAGGCCGTGGAGGAACTCGGTCTGGAGGTCGGGGTGGAGGCCACCGCCCGGGTGAAGTCGACGAACGTGCACATCGACCGCGCCTGA
- a CDS encoding UDP-N-acetylglucosamine 1-carboxyvinyltransferase, with translation MADDYLVRIGKLIRDARQHRGWTQSQLAEALGTSQSAVNRIERGNQNISLEMIARIGEALDSEIVSLGYAGPMHLRVVGGRRLSGSIDVKTSKNACVALLCASLLNKGRTVLRRVARIEEVYRLLEVLSSIGVRTRWINGGVDLELVPPAELDMNAIDAEAAVRTRSIIMFLGPLLHRMDAFRLPYAGGCDLGTRTIEPHMIALRRFGLDVAATEGQYHARVDREVRPDRPIVLTERGDTVTENALLAAARHDGVTVIRNASSNYMVQDLCFFLETLGVRVEGIGTTTLTVHGVPHIDVDVDYSPSEDPVEAMSLLAAAVVTESELTVRRVPIEFLEIELAVLEEMGLDHDRTPEYFADNGRTRLVDLTVRPSKLEAPIDKIHPMPFPGLNIDNVPFFAAIAAVAQGQTLIHDWVYDNRAIYLTDLNRLGGRLQLLDPHRVLVEGPTRWRAAEMMCPPALRPAVVVLLAMMAADGTSVLRNVYVINRGYEDLAERLNSVGAQIEIFRDI, from the coding sequence ATGGCAGACGACTACCTCGTACGTATCGGCAAGCTCATCCGTGACGCCCGACAGCACCGGGGCTGGACGCAGTCGCAGCTTGCCGAGGCGCTCGGCACCAGTCAGAGCGCCGTCAATCGCATCGAGCGCGGCAACCAGAACATCAGCCTTGAGATGATCGCCCGTATCGGTGAAGCACTGGACAGCGAAATCGTCTCTCTGGGCTACGCGGGCCCGATGCATCTGCGGGTGGTCGGCGGTCGTCGGCTCTCCGGCTCGATCGACGTCAAGACGAGCAAGAACGCGTGCGTGGCCCTGCTCTGCGCCTCGCTCCTCAACAAGGGGCGCACGGTGCTGCGCAGGGTCGCCCGCATCGAGGAGGTCTACCGCCTGCTGGAGGTGCTGAGCTCCATCGGGGTGCGCACCCGGTGGATCAACGGCGGTGTCGACCTCGAACTCGTGCCGCCGGCCGAGCTGGACATGAACGCCATCGACGCCGAGGCCGCTGTCCGCACACGCTCCATCATCATGTTCCTCGGCCCGCTGCTGCACCGCATGGACGCCTTCCGGCTGCCGTACGCCGGCGGCTGCGACCTCGGCACCCGGACCATCGAGCCGCACATGATCGCGCTGCGCCGGTTCGGTCTGGACGTGGCGGCGACCGAGGGCCAGTACCACGCCCGGGTCGACCGGGAGGTGCGCCCCGACCGTCCGATCGTGCTGACCGAGCGCGGCGACACCGTGACGGAGAACGCGCTGCTCGCGGCCGCCCGCCACGACGGCGTCACCGTCATCCGCAACGCCTCCTCCAACTACATGGTCCAGGACCTCTGCTTCTTCCTGGAGACCCTGGGGGTCAGGGTCGAGGGCATCGGCACCACCACCCTCACCGTGCACGGCGTGCCGCACATCGACGTGGACGTGGACTACTCCCCCTCCGAGGACCCGGTCGAGGCGATGAGCCTGCTGGCCGCGGCCGTGGTGACGGAGTCGGAGCTGACGGTGCGCCGGGTGCCCATCGAGTTCCTGGAGATCGAGCTCGCGGTCCTGGAGGAGATGGGCCTCGACCACGACCGCACGCCCGAGTACTTCGCCGACAACGGCCGCACCCGGCTCGTCGACCTCACGGTCCGGCCCTCCAAGCTGGAGGCGCCGATCGACAAGATCCACCCGATGCCGTTCCCCGGCCTGAACATCGACAACGTCCCCTTCTTCGCGGCCATCGCGGCGGTCGCGCAGGGCCAGACCCTCATCCACGACTGGGTCTACGACAACCGCGCGATCTACCTCACCGACCTCAACCGCCTGGGCGGCCGCCTCCAACTCCTCGACCCGCACCGGGTGCTGGTGGAGGGCCCGACCCGCTGGCGCGCCGCCGAGATGATGTGCCCGCCGGCCCTGCGCCCCGCCGTGGTCGTCCTGCTGGCGATGATGGCGGCCGACGGCACGTCCGTGCTGCGCAACGTCTACGTCATCAACCGGGGGTACGAGGACCTGGCCGAGCGGCTCAACTCGGTGGGTGCGCAGATCGAGATCTTCCGCGACATCTGA
- a CDS encoding DUF4236 domain-containing protein — MPLTFRKSFRILPGVRLNINRHSWSITTGGGSHGPKHTHSSTGRRTTSVDLPGPFGWRRTRTAKRH, encoded by the coding sequence ATGCCGCTCACGTTCCGCAAGAGTTTCCGGATCCTTCCCGGAGTGCGGCTGAACATCAACCGGCACTCCTGGTCCATCACGACCGGTGGCGGAAGCCACGGCCCGAAGCACACCCACAGCAGCACAGGACGTCGTACGACATCGGTTGATTTGCCCGGACCTTTCGGATGGCGTCGGACCCGTACGGCCAAGCGTCACTGA
- a CDS encoding class I SAM-dependent methyltransferase, translating into MPDGWEWDPTLFRGSAVHYRRGRLPYAPGLAETAATVLGLDGRGRLLDVGCGPGTVLLALARYFTEAVGLDPDEDMLAEAERQAERRGVGNARWVTGRAEDLPAGLGTFRIVLFAQSFHWTDRDRVAATVRGMLEPGGAFVHISDVHIGDVHISDDKDAPTATASLPWPASPYAEMGELVREYLGPVRRAGQGRLVDGTPGREDLVLERAGFEDFEQHVVPAGQLVERTADDLVAWAFSRSDSAPHLYGGRLAEFERDLRALLRKASPDGRFAERLPATRIMIWRPPRDEG; encoded by the coding sequence ATGCCTGACGGATGGGAATGGGACCCGACCCTCTTCAGGGGAAGCGCGGTCCACTACCGGCGCGGCCGGCTGCCGTACGCCCCGGGTCTCGCCGAGACCGCGGCGACGGTTCTCGGACTCGACGGCCGGGGCAGACTCCTCGACGTGGGCTGCGGGCCCGGGACGGTGCTGCTCGCACTGGCGCGGTACTTCACGGAGGCGGTCGGTCTCGATCCCGACGAGGACATGCTGGCCGAGGCGGAACGGCAGGCCGAGCGGCGCGGGGTCGGCAACGCCCGCTGGGTGACCGGCCGCGCCGAGGACCTGCCGGCCGGCCTCGGGACGTTCCGGATCGTGCTGTTCGCCCAGTCCTTCCACTGGACGGATCGCGACCGGGTCGCCGCGACCGTGCGGGGCATGCTGGAGCCGGGCGGCGCGTTCGTCCACATCAGCGACGTCCACATCGGCGACGTTCACATCAGCGACGACAAGGACGCGCCGACCGCGACCGCTTCCCTGCCGTGGCCCGCCTCCCCGTACGCGGAGATGGGTGAGCTGGTGCGCGAGTACCTCGGTCCGGTGCGCCGCGCGGGACAGGGCCGGCTCGTCGACGGCACGCCGGGGCGGGAGGACCTGGTCCTGGAGCGGGCGGGGTTCGAGGACTTCGAACAGCATGTGGTGCCGGCCGGGCAGCTCGTCGAGCGCACCGCGGACGACCTGGTGGCGTGGGCGTTCTCCCGGTCCGACTCCGCCCCTCATCTGTACGGCGGCAGACTGGCGGAGTTCGAGCGGGACCTGCGCGCACTGCTGCGAAAGGCCTCGCCGGACGGCCGCTTCGCGGAACGCCTCCCGGCGACCCGGATCATGATCTGGCGGCCGCCGCGCGACGAGGGGTGA
- the acnA gene encoding aconitate hydratase AcnA has product MSANSFDARATLSVGDESYEIFRLDKVEGSARLPYSLKVLLENLLRTEDGANITADHIRALGSWDSQAQPSQEIQFTPARVIMQDFTGVPCVVDLATMREAVKELGGDPAKVNPLSPAELVIDHSVIADKFGTHDAFAQNVELEYGRNRERYQFLRWGQTAFDDFKVVPPGTGIVHQVNIEHLARTVMVRNGQAYPDTLVGTDSHTTMVNGLGVLGWGVGGIEAEAAMLGQPVSMLIPRVVGFKLTGELKPGTTATDLVLTITEMLRKHGVVGKFVEFYGEGVAATSLANRATIGNMSPEFGSTAAIFPIDDETIKYLKLTGRSEQQLALVEAYAKEQGLWLDPKAEPDFSEKLELDLSTVVPSIAGPKRPQDRIVLANAAEQFKQDVRNYVDDVDESGKESFPASDAPAVAPNGAPSNPVTVTAPDGSTYEIDHGAVTVAAITSCTNTSNPYVMVAAALVAKKAVEKGLTRKPWVKTTLAPGSKVVTDYFDKAGLTPYLDKVGFNLVGYGCTTCIGNSGPLPEEVSKAVNDHDLAVTSVLSGNRNFEGRINPDVKMNYLASPPLVVAYALAGSMKVDITQDALGVDQEGKPVFLKDIWPSEAEVNDVVANAIGEDMFNKSYSDVFAGDAQWQALPIPTGNTFEWDAESTYVRKPPYFEGMTMETTPVSDITGARVLAKLGDSVTTDHISPAGAIKADTPAGKYLTEHGVERRDFNSYGSRRGNHEVMIRGTFANIRLRNQIAPGTEGGYTRDFTQDGGPVSFIYDASRNYIEQGIPLVVLAGKEYGSGSSRDWAAKGTALLGVKAVIAESYERIHRSNLIGMGVLPLQFPEGQSAATLGLTGEETFSFTGVEELNNGTTPRTVKVTTDTGVEFDAVVRIDTPGEADYYRNGGIMQYVLRSLIRK; this is encoded by the coding sequence GTGTCGGCGAACAGCTTCGACGCCCGCGCCACGCTGAGCGTGGGCGACGAGTCGTACGAGATCTTCCGGCTGGACAAGGTGGAGGGCTCGGCCCGCCTGCCGTACAGCCTCAAGGTTCTGCTCGAGAACCTGCTCCGTACCGAGGACGGCGCGAACATCACCGCCGACCACATCCGCGCGCTCGGCAGCTGGGACTCCCAGGCCCAGCCGTCGCAGGAGATCCAGTTCACGCCGGCCCGCGTGATCATGCAGGACTTCACCGGCGTGCCCTGTGTCGTCGACCTCGCCACCATGCGTGAGGCCGTCAAGGAGCTCGGCGGCGACCCCGCGAAGGTCAACCCGCTCTCCCCGGCCGAGCTGGTCATCGACCACTCCGTCATCGCGGACAAGTTCGGCACCCACGACGCGTTCGCGCAGAACGTCGAGCTGGAGTACGGCCGCAACCGCGAGCGCTACCAGTTCCTGCGCTGGGGCCAGACCGCGTTCGACGACTTCAAGGTCGTCCCGCCGGGCACCGGCATCGTCCACCAGGTGAACATCGAGCACCTGGCCCGCACGGTCATGGTCCGCAACGGGCAGGCGTACCCCGACACCCTGGTCGGCACCGACTCGCACACCACGATGGTCAACGGCCTCGGCGTGCTGGGCTGGGGCGTCGGCGGCATCGAGGCCGAGGCCGCGATGCTCGGCCAGCCGGTCTCCATGCTCATCCCGCGCGTCGTCGGCTTCAAGCTGACCGGTGAGCTCAAGCCCGGCACCACCGCCACCGACCTCGTGCTGACCATCACCGAGATGCTCCGCAAGCACGGCGTGGTCGGCAAGTTCGTCGAGTTCTACGGCGAGGGCGTCGCCGCCACCTCGCTCGCGAACCGCGCCACCATCGGCAACATGTCGCCGGAGTTCGGCTCGACCGCCGCGATCTTCCCGATCGACGACGAGACCATCAAGTACCTCAAGCTCACCGGCCGTTCCGAGCAGCAGCTCGCGCTCGTCGAGGCGTACGCCAAGGAGCAGGGCCTCTGGCTGGACCCGAAGGCCGAGCCCGACTTCTCCGAGAAGCTGGAGCTCGACCTCTCCACGGTCGTGCCTTCCATCGCCGGCCCGAAGCGCCCGCAGGACCGCATCGTCCTCGCGAACGCCGCCGAGCAGTTCAAGCAGGACGTCCGCAACTACGTCGACGACGTGGACGAGTCCGGCAAGGAGTCCTTCCCGGCCTCCGACGCCCCGGCGGTCGCCCCGAACGGCGCCCCGTCCAACCCGGTCACCGTGACCGCCCCCGACGGCTCGACGTACGAGATCGACCACGGCGCGGTCACGGTCGCGGCCATCACCTCCTGCACCAACACCTCGAACCCGTACGTCATGGTCGCCGCCGCGCTCGTCGCGAAGAAGGCCGTGGAGAAGGGCCTGACCCGCAAGCCGTGGGTCAAGACCACCCTCGCCCCGGGTTCGAAGGTCGTCACCGACTACTTCGACAAGGCGGGCCTGACCCCCTACCTCGACAAGGTCGGCTTCAACCTCGTCGGCTACGGCTGCACCACCTGCATCGGCAACTCCGGCCCGCTGCCGGAGGAGGTCTCCAAGGCCGTCAACGACCACGACCTCGCGGTCACCTCGGTCCTCTCCGGCAACCGGAACTTCGAGGGCCGTATCAACCCCGACGTCAAGATGAACTACCTGGCCTCCCCGCCGCTGGTTGTCGCGTACGCCCTCGCGGGCTCCATGAAGGTGGACATCACCCAGGACGCGCTGGGTGTGGACCAGGAGGGCAAGCCGGTCTTCCTGAAGGACATCTGGCCCTCCGAGGCCGAGGTCAACGACGTCGTGGCGAACGCCATCGGCGAGGACATGTTCAACAAGTCCTACTCCGACGTCTTCGCCGGCGACGCCCAGTGGCAGGCGCTGCCGATCCCGACCGGCAACACCTTCGAGTGGGACGCCGAGTCGACCTACGTGCGCAAGCCCCCGTACTTCGAGGGCATGACGATGGAGACCACCCCGGTCTCCGACATCACCGGCGCCCGCGTGCTCGCCAAGCTCGGCGACTCGGTCACCACCGACCACATCTCCCCGGCCGGTGCCATCAAGGCCGACACCCCGGCCGGCAAGTACCTCACCGAGCACGGTGTGGAGCGTCGTGACTTCAACTCCTACGGCTCGCGCCGAGGCAACCACGAGGTCATGATCCGCGGCACCTTCGCCAACATCCGCCTGCGCAACCAGATCGCGCCGGGCACCGAGGGCGGCTACACCCGCGACTTCACCCAGGACGGCGGTCCGGTGTCGTTCATCTACGACGCCTCCCGCAACTACATCGAGCAGGGCATCCCGCTCGTCGTCCTCGCGGGCAAGGAGTACGGCTCCGGCTCGTCCCGCGACTGGGCCGCCAAGGGCACCGCGCTCCTCGGCGTCAAGGCCGTCATCGCCGAGTCGTACGAGCGCATCCACCGCTCGAACCTCATCGGCATGGGCGTCCTGCCGCTCCAGTTCCCCGAGGGCCAGTCCGCCGCGACGCTCGGCCTGACCGGCGAGGAGACCTTCTCCTTCACCGGTGTCGAGGAGCTCAACAACGGCACCACCCCGCGCACGGTCAAGGTCACCACCGACACGGGCGTCGAGTTCGACGCGGTCGTCCGCATCGACACCCCCGGTGAGGCCGACTACTACCGCAACGGCGGCATCATGCAGTACGTGCTGCGCAGCCTGATCCGCAAGTAA
- a CDS encoding winged helix-turn-helix domain-containing protein, which yields MTGTSGSPTGRVRVLIVDDEPARNEVLSAAVTEAGRRPCPALDGRSAPRTARGCAPFSLEEVVLRLRALPRRAGARHGRTDDRVHVAPILDHVWSSSFDGGGNLVEVCICDLRRKTDRGRTPMIRTVRGLGYGIGAGEQGR from the coding sequence ATGACTGGCACATCCGGCTCCCCGACCGGCCGCGTACGCGTGCTCATCGTCGACGACGAGCCCGCACGCAACGAAGTGCTGTCCGCCGCCGTCACCGAGGCGGGCCGGCGCCCCTGCCCGGCGCTGGACGGGAGGAGCGCGCCGCGGACCGCACGCGGCTGCGCACCGTTCTCTCTGGAGGAGGTCGTGCTGCGGCTGCGCGCGCTGCCGCGCCGGGCCGGAGCCAGGCACGGCCGCACCGACGACCGCGTCCATGTGGCGCCGATCCTCGACCACGTCTGGAGCAGTTCCTTCGACGGCGGCGGCAACCTCGTCGAGGTCTGCATCTGCGACCTGCGCCGGAAGACCGACCGGGGACGGACGCCGATGATCCGCACCGTGCGCGGTCTCGGGTACGGCATCGGGGCCGGGGAGCAAGGGAGATGA